Proteins encoded by one window of Pempheris klunzingeri isolate RE-2024b chromosome 14, fPemKlu1.hap1, whole genome shotgun sequence:
- the riox2 gene encoding ribosomal oxygenase 2 codes for MPKKNKTKNAKRGSSDDEQPPPKQSRSTPSPLCFHSPISLFESLIQPLKAEQFFSEYWEKKPLHLQRSDPSTASYFQSLFQLSDLQSLCSHGLEYYRDINVVRCINGKKKVLNKEGQVKNSVLSKNFVQNKATIQFHQPQRFKDELWRIQEKLECFFGALVGSNVYITPQESQGLPAHYDDVEVFILQLEGEKHWLLYSPTVPLASEYSIESQERIGSPTHDITLKAGDLLYFPRGTIHQASTPAGVDHSTHLTLSTYQRMSWGDLLLDVFPSLLGDSSRTDVSLREGMPRGLLLQGSSEDLDISKRLAVGLRSLADEMEKGMQEMRSTHMKRDFILNRLPPYNQQQLLTPSGKIPALEDMVCLRFKEHMVITVEPCQERTDEATELVVFVLHSLKNQRESHMMGESCDEEVEQDISRGLQFPLSHLQALRQLQKAEQLAVAQLQLPAPEDKLSLVLALWSESLLVVL; via the exons ATGCcgaagaaaaacaagacaaagaatgCAAAAAGAGGGAGCAGTGACGATGAACAGCCACCTCCTAAACAGAGCAGGAGCACTCCATCCCCTCTGTGCTTCCACAGCCCCATCAGCCTGTTTGAGAGCCTCATCCAGCCCCTGAAAGCAGAGCAGTTCTTCAGTGAGTACTGGGAGAAGAAACCTCTCCATCTGCAGAGGTCTGATCCCAGCACAGCCTCCTACTTCCAGTCTTTGTTCCAACTTTCCGACCTGCAAAGCCTGTGTTCTCACGGTCTGGAATACTACAGGGACATCAACGTTGTTCGCTGCAtcaatggcaaaaaaaaagtgctcaATAAAGAGGGGCAAGTTAAGAACAGTGTTCTCAGTAAGAACTTTGTTCAGAATAAGGCTACTATCCAGTTCCACCAGCCACAGAGGTTTAAG GATGAGTTATGGCGGATCCAGGAAAAGCTGGAGTGTTTCTTTGGTGCCTTGGTGGGATCTAATGTCTATATCACACCGCAGGAGTCCCAGGGCCTTCCGGCTCACTATGATGATGTCGAG GTCTTTATTCTGCagctggagggagagaaacactGGCTGCTCTACAGTCCGACTGTTCCCCTGGCATCAGAGTACAGCATTGAGTCTCAGGAGAGGATTGGTAGCCCAACCCATGATATTACACTGAAG GCAGGAGATCTTCTGTACTTTCCCAGAGGAACCATCCATCAAGCCAGCACTCCAGCAGGAGTGGACCACTCCACCCACCTGACTCTCAGCACCTACCAGAGAAT GTCATGGGGAGATTTGCTGTTGGACGTATTTCCCAGCTTGCTtggtgacagcagcaggactgaTGTCAGCCTAAGAGAGGGCATGCCCAGAGGACTCTTACTGCAG GGCAGCAGCGAAGACCTGGACATCAGCAAGCGTCTGGCTGTTGGCCTCAGATCTCTGGCTGATGAAATGGAAAAGGGGATGCAGGAAATGCGCTCCACTCACATGAAGAGAGACTTCATCCTGAACAGACTGCCACCATACAACCAGCAGCAGCTACTTACACCAT CTGGGAAGATTCCTGCCTTGGAAGACATGGTGTGCTTGAGGTTTAAAGAACATATGGTGATAACAGTGGAGCCCTGCCAAGAGAGAACA gacgAGGCCACAGAGCTGGTAGTCTTTGTCTTACATTCTTTAAAGAATCAGAGGGAGAGCCACATGATGGGTGAAAGCTGTGATGAAGAAGTGGAGCAGGACATCTCCAGG GGCCTGCAGTTTCCTCTGTCCCACCTCCAGGCACTGCGGCAGCTTCAAAAGGCAGAGCAgctggctgtggctcagcttCAGCTGCCTGCACCGGAGGACAAACTCAGTCTGGTCCTGGCTCTCTGGAGTGAGAGCTTGCTGGTTGTGCTGTAA